A single window of Gossypium hirsutum isolate 1008001.06 chromosome A10, Gossypium_hirsutum_v2.1, whole genome shotgun sequence DNA harbors:
- the LOC107925118 gene encoding cytochrome P450 716B2, translating to MTALIGDDHKRVRGALVSFLKPEMLKQYVGNMDEEVRNHVEMHWHGNQKVMVMPLMKTLTFNIMSSLIFGIEKGETRNNLIELLQHMMNGLMSLPINLPFTRLNRGLKASAQLRAFIKNLISERKAALEQRVADTRKDLIACLLGIGKTEPSIRMSNEEIVDNVIGVMIAGYDTSSVLITFLVRLLGMDRSVYDKIVQVFLIKLEIIEQEEIAKTKTSELLTWDDLSKMKYTWRVAMETLRMNPPLLGSFRKVLKDFEYEGYTIPEGWQVIWAANMTHMDERIFSDPSTFHPARFEKQASIPPYCFVAFGGGARICPGNEFARIETLVTIHYLVTRFKWKLCCLDNSFSRNHFPVFSDGMLIEIEPKDSVRIH from the exons ATGACCGCGTTGATCGGCGATGATCACAAGCGTGTGAGGGGAGCCCTTGTTTCGTTTTTGAAGCCTGAAATGTTGAAACAATATGTTGGGAACATGGATGAAGAAGTTAGAAATCATGTAGAGATGCATTGGCATGGGAATCAAAAGGTTATG GTAATGCCATTGATGAAGACTCTCACTTTCAACATAATGAGCTCACTCATATTTGGCATTGAAAAAGGAGAAACAAGAAACAATCTTATAGAGCTTCTTCAACATATGATGAACGGCTTAATGTCGTTACCAATAAACCTTCCCTTCACACGGTTAAACCGTGGCCTTAAAGCTAGTGCACAACTCAGAGCATTCATCAAGAATCTTATTAGTGAAAGGAAGGCTGCATTGGAGCAAAGGGTTGCTGATACTCGAAAAGATCTCATCGCTTGCTTGCTCGGTATCGGAAAAACTGAGCCTTCGATCCGTATGTCCAATGAAGAAATCGTGGACAACGTAATAGGTGTGATGATAGCGGGGTATGATACATCCTCCGTTCTCATTACTTTCTTGGTCAGGCTTTTGGGTATGGATCGATCCGTTTATGATAAAATCGTGCAAG TATTTCTAATTAAGCTTGAAATTATAGAACAAGAAGAGATAGCCAAGACCAAAACTTCGGAGCTTTTAACGTGGGATGACCTTTCCAAGATGAAATACACATGGAGAGTAGCAATGGAGACTTTAAGGATGAACCCTCCATTGTTAGGTTCTTTTAGGAAAGTCCTCAAAGACTTTGAATATGAAGGATACACTATCCCCGAAGGATGGCAA GTGATTTGGGCTGCAAACATGACACATATGGATGAGAGAATTTTCTCGGACCCGTCGACGTTTCATCCAGCGCGGTTCGAGAAACAAGCGTCGATCCCGCCATATTGCTTTGTGGCATTTGGAGGTGGAGCGCGGATTTGCCCCGGGAACGAGTTTGCGAGGATCGAAACGTTGGTTACAATTCATTACTTGGTGACTCGATTTAAATGGAAGCTTTGTTGCTTGGACAATTCATTTTCGAGAAACCATTTTCCAGTTTTCAGTGATGGAATGCTGATAGAAATTGAGCCTAAGGACTCAGTTAGAATCCATTAA
- the LOC107925228 gene encoding tobamovirus multiplication protein 1 isoform X1, with protein sequence MVRIRKIPLDLTLTEFPALVSSWWDEVNESTHWQDGIFYPLCAAYALVSSIALMQLIRIELRVPEYGWTTQKVFHLMNVIVNGVRAVVFGFHKQVFLLHPKVLIFVLLDLPSLLFFSTYTLLALFWAEIYHQARSLPTDKLRISYAAINGVIYVIQVCIWLYLWIDDNSVVEFIGNAFIAAVSFIAALGFLLYGGRLFFMLKRFPIESKGRRKKLNEVGSVTAICFTCFLIRCSVVVLSAFDSDASLDVLDHPVLNLIYYMLVEILPSALVLYILRMLPPKRISAQYHPIR encoded by the exons ATGGTTAGAATAAGGAAAATACCACTGGACTTAACGCTTACTGAGTTTCCAGCTCTGGTTTCTAGCTGGTGGGACGAAGTCAATGAATCGACTCACTGGCAAGATGGCATATTTTACCCACTTTGCGCCGCTTATGCCTTAGTTTCCTCCATTGCTCTG ATGCAATTAATAAGGATCGAATTGAGAGTACCCGAATACGGTTGGACTACGCAAAAGGTTTTCCATCTTATGAATGTCATTGTGAATGGAG TGCGCGCCGTCGTGTTCGGGTTTCACAAACAAGTATTTTTATTGCATCCCAAG GTACTTATATTCGTACTCTTGGATCTTCCAAGCCTTCTGTTTTTCTCCACGTATACGTTACTAGCCCTGTTTTGGGCAGAGATTTATCACCAG GCAAGAAGCTTACCAACGGATAAACTCAGAATTTCTTATGCGGCAATCAATGGTGTTATTTACGTCATACAG GTCTGCATTTGGTTGTATCTTTGGATAGACGACAACAGCGTGGTGGAATTCATCGGAAATGCATTTATTGCCG CGGTCTCGTTTATAGCTGCATTAGGATTCTTGTTGTATGGAGGAAG ATTATTTTTCATGCTAAAACGTTTCCCCATCGAGTCAAAAGGAAGAAGGAAGAAGCTTAACGAG GTTGGATCAGTTACTGCCATTTGTTTCACCTGCTTCCTTATTAGATGCTCTGTG GTAGTTTTATCGGCCTTTGATTCAGATGCATCGCTTGATGTTTTAGACCATCCAGTTTTGAACTTGATCTATTACATG CTTGTTGAGATCTTACCTTCAGCTCTAGTGTTGTACATCCTTCGTATGTTGCCTCCGAAGAGAATATCCGCTCAATATCACCCGATCCGTTAG
- the LOC107925228 gene encoding tobamovirus multiplication protein 1 isoform X2: MVRIRKIPLDLTLTEFPALVSSWWDEVNESTHWQDGIFYPLCAAYALVSSIALMQLIRIELRVPEYGWTTQKVFHLMNVIVNGVRAVVFGFHKQVFLLHPKARSLPTDKLRISYAAINGVIYVIQVCIWLYLWIDDNSVVEFIGNAFIAAVSFIAALGFLLYGGRLFFMLKRFPIESKGRRKKLNEVGSVTAICFTCFLIRCSVVVLSAFDSDASLDVLDHPVLNLIYYMLVEILPSALVLYILRMLPPKRISAQYHPIR, encoded by the exons ATGGTTAGAATAAGGAAAATACCACTGGACTTAACGCTTACTGAGTTTCCAGCTCTGGTTTCTAGCTGGTGGGACGAAGTCAATGAATCGACTCACTGGCAAGATGGCATATTTTACCCACTTTGCGCCGCTTATGCCTTAGTTTCCTCCATTGCTCTG ATGCAATTAATAAGGATCGAATTGAGAGTACCCGAATACGGTTGGACTACGCAAAAGGTTTTCCATCTTATGAATGTCATTGTGAATGGAG TGCGCGCCGTCGTGTTCGGGTTTCACAAACAAGTATTTTTATTGCATCCCAAG GCAAGAAGCTTACCAACGGATAAACTCAGAATTTCTTATGCGGCAATCAATGGTGTTATTTACGTCATACAG GTCTGCATTTGGTTGTATCTTTGGATAGACGACAACAGCGTGGTGGAATTCATCGGAAATGCATTTATTGCCG CGGTCTCGTTTATAGCTGCATTAGGATTCTTGTTGTATGGAGGAAG ATTATTTTTCATGCTAAAACGTTTCCCCATCGAGTCAAAAGGAAGAAGGAAGAAGCTTAACGAG GTTGGATCAGTTACTGCCATTTGTTTCACCTGCTTCCTTATTAGATGCTCTGTG GTAGTTTTATCGGCCTTTGATTCAGATGCATCGCTTGATGTTTTAGACCATCCAGTTTTGAACTTGATCTATTACATG CTTGTTGAGATCTTACCTTCAGCTCTAGTGTTGTACATCCTTCGTATGTTGCCTCCGAAGAGAATATCCGCTCAATATCACCCGATCCGTTAG